The Candidatus Latescibacter sp. genome includes a window with the following:
- a CDS encoding V-type ATP synthase subunit F has product MPKVFVLGRRSDILPFRAVGAELLEIRDESQVGAALERFKNSTEPVMLMMSEDLVNTCTHEIEQFRENKMNILLPIPTINTEPGLRLAQIRALVARSLGVDLLGRKDSTDQAAGRK; this is encoded by the coding sequence ATGCCTAAAGTATTCGTTCTTGGCCGCCGCTCCGATATCCTGCCGTTCCGGGCTGTTGGCGCCGAGCTTTTGGAAATCCGTGATGAAAGTCAGGTCGGCGCGGCTCTGGAACGTTTCAAAAATTCGACCGAACCGGTAATGCTCATGATGAGCGAAGACCTGGTGAATACCTGTACCCATGAGATCGAGCAATTTCGAGAGAACAAAATGAATATTCTCCTTCCCATTCCGACGATCAATACTGAACCGGGGCTGAGGCTTGCGCAGATACGAGCGCTGGTGGCGCGTTCACTGGGTGTGGATCTGCTGGGAAGAAAGGATTCGACGGATCAGGCCGCCGGAAGAAAATAG
- a CDS encoding V-type ATP synthase subunit A — protein MVNERSEGTVVKVSGPLVVARGLKGSKMYEMAKVGKLGLFGEIIEIRGDRYSIQVYEETEGIAPGEPVVPTGNPLSVDLGPGLLRSIYDGVQRPLDILYRRYGDFVERGAESPALDRKKKWEFVPTARAGEKVGPGDILGTVQETELIEHRVMVPPGVNGAVKSIRGGEFTVEETVAVIDTEAGAFEARLMQTWPVRSPRPRDKKLAPMIPLITGQRVIDMFFPMTKGGTGCVPGPFGSGKTVVQHQLAKWADADIVIFVGCGERGNEMTDVLLEFPHLKDPKSGKPLMERTVLVANTSNMPVAAREASVFTGITIAEYYRDMGYDVALMADSTSRWAEAMREMSGRLEEMPGEEGYPAYLASRLAAFYERAGLVICQGKDKRKASISIIGAVSPPGGDLADPVVQGTLRVTKVFWGLDDQLAFQRHFPAINWLTSYTLYQDVVDRWAEKNVSPSWSKNRRESMSLLKREAELQELVRLVGMDSLSPTDRLLLEAARMIREDFLHQNAFDDIDTYSSVKKQSLLLNIIIDFYHLANDALSHGANLEGLLNLPVREHIARAKLIEEDRLESFDQLKQQMDEEFKALLMEKNTIC, from the coding sequence ATGGTCAACGAACGATCAGAGGGAACAGTAGTAAAGGTGAGCGGACCCCTGGTGGTGGCGCGGGGACTGAAAGGCTCGAAGATGTACGAGATGGCCAAGGTCGGCAAACTCGGTCTTTTCGGTGAGATCATCGAGATCCGGGGCGACCGTTATTCGATACAGGTATACGAGGAAACCGAGGGAATAGCTCCCGGGGAGCCGGTGGTTCCCACCGGTAATCCGCTGAGTGTGGATCTGGGACCGGGGCTTCTGCGCTCTATTTATGACGGCGTCCAGCGCCCCCTCGATATTCTTTATCGGCGGTACGGCGATTTTGTGGAGCGCGGCGCGGAAAGCCCCGCTCTCGACCGGAAGAAGAAATGGGAGTTTGTACCTACGGCCAGGGCCGGTGAAAAAGTGGGGCCGGGCGATATACTCGGCACGGTGCAGGAAACGGAGCTGATCGAGCACCGGGTCATGGTACCCCCCGGGGTGAACGGCGCCGTCAAATCCATCCGGGGCGGCGAATTTACCGTGGAAGAAACGGTTGCGGTCATAGATACTGAAGCGGGAGCGTTTGAAGCCAGGCTCATGCAGACCTGGCCGGTGCGTTCTCCGCGGCCAAGGGACAAGAAGCTTGCCCCCATGATCCCGCTCATCACCGGGCAGCGGGTTATCGACATGTTCTTCCCCATGACCAAAGGCGGCACGGGATGCGTTCCCGGACCGTTTGGCAGCGGGAAGACCGTGGTGCAGCACCAGCTTGCAAAATGGGCTGATGCGGACATCGTCATTTTCGTCGGCTGCGGCGAGCGCGGGAACGAGATGACAGATGTGCTGCTCGAATTCCCGCACCTCAAGGATCCCAAGAGCGGAAAACCCCTCATGGAGCGCACCGTGCTGGTAGCCAACACCTCCAATATGCCGGTGGCGGCCCGTGAGGCTTCGGTATTCACCGGAATAACCATAGCTGAATATTATCGTGACATGGGGTATGATGTGGCTCTCATGGCCGATTCCACCAGCCGCTGGGCGGAGGCAATGCGCGAAATGTCCGGCCGTCTCGAAGAGATGCCGGGCGAGGAAGGGTATCCCGCCTATCTGGCAAGCCGTCTCGCCGCTTTTTACGAACGGGCGGGACTGGTCATCTGCCAGGGAAAGGATAAGAGGAAGGCCAGCATCAGCATCATTGGCGCTGTATCGCCTCCGGGCGGCGACCTTGCCGACCCCGTGGTGCAGGGAACCCTCCGTGTCACGAAGGTTTTCTGGGGACTGGATGACCAGCTTGCATTCCAGCGGCATTTCCCGGCCATTAACTGGCTGACCAGCTATACCCTCTACCAGGATGTGGTGGACCGCTGGGCAGAGAAAAACGTCTCCCCGTCCTGGTCAAAAAACCGGCGGGAATCAATGAGTCTTTTGAAACGTGAGGCCGAGCTGCAGGAGCTGGTACGGCTGGTCGGCATGGATTCGCTTTCACCCACAGACAGGCTGCTCCTCGAAGCCGCCCGCATGATCCGTGAGGATTTCCTCCATCAGAACGCTTTTGACGACATCGATACATACTCTTCTGTGAAAAAGCAGTCGCTCCTTCTGAATATTATTATTGATTTCTATCATCTCGCCAACGATGCGCTTTCCCACGGGGCAAACCTGGAGGGATTACTGAATCTGCCCGTAAGGGAGCATATCGCCCGCGCCAAGCTGATAGAGGAGGACAGGCTGGAATCGTTTGACCAGCTTAAACAGCAGATGGATGAGGAATTCAAAGCCCTGCTTATGGAGAAAAATACAATATGTTGA
- a CDS encoding V-type ATP synthase subunit B, which translates to MLIASKEFRTVENIVGPLILVKGVEGIGFGEIAEIKLPDGTVRRGKVLETQEDKVLVQVFEGTSGLDPGTTHVRFIGKGLEVGLSPDMVGRVFDGFGRPIDGGPQIIPEKYVNVNGVPMNPFARDFPNEFIQTGISTIDVLNPLVRGQKLPIFSGTGLPHSRMAAQIARQATVLKSGEKFGVVFCAMGITFEEANFFIQDFERTGALERSVLFINLADDPPIERISIPRMALTTAEYLAFELDMHVLVILTDMTNYCEALREISAARKEVPSRRGYPGYLYTDLSTIYERAGRIKGKNGSITQIPILTMPEDDKTHPVPDLTGYITEGQIIVDRPLHTDGVYPPVDVLPSLSRLKDKGIGKGKTREDHSGVMNQLYAAYARGKDAQELAVVLGESALTPIDLIYVEFAKRFEAEFITQGEQENRTIVDALNLGWKLLSILPKAELKRIRPEYVEKYYSVGAECLIPGADTVLKR; encoded by the coding sequence ATGTTGATAGCATCGAAAGAATTTCGCACGGTGGAGAACATCGTCGGCCCGCTGATTCTGGTCAAAGGAGTCGAAGGAATAGGATTCGGTGAAATTGCCGAGATCAAGCTTCCGGACGGAACAGTACGGCGGGGCAAGGTTCTCGAAACCCAGGAAGACAAGGTTTTGGTGCAGGTTTTTGAGGGCACGAGCGGGCTGGATCCCGGGACGACCCATGTACGTTTTATTGGGAAAGGTCTGGAGGTCGGGCTTTCCCCCGACATGGTCGGCCGGGTGTTCGATGGTTTCGGCCGTCCCATCGACGGCGGTCCGCAGATTATTCCCGAAAAGTATGTCAATGTGAACGGCGTTCCCATGAACCCCTTTGCCCGAGACTTTCCCAACGAGTTCATCCAGACGGGGATTTCCACCATCGATGTGTTGAATCCGCTGGTTCGCGGGCAGAAGCTCCCCATTTTCTCCGGCACCGGTCTTCCGCACTCGCGGATGGCCGCCCAGATCGCCCGTCAGGCCACGGTGTTGAAATCCGGGGAGAAATTCGGCGTGGTATTCTGCGCCATGGGAATAACCTTTGAGGAAGCCAATTTCTTCATCCAGGATTTCGAGCGGACGGGGGCGCTGGAACGCTCGGTGCTATTCATCAATCTGGCGGATGATCCGCCCATCGAGCGCATTTCCATCCCGCGGATGGCTCTGACCACTGCTGAATACCTGGCTTTCGAGCTGGATATGCATGTCCTGGTCATCCTGACCGACATGACCAACTACTGCGAAGCGCTCCGTGAAATTTCCGCCGCCCGCAAGGAGGTTCCGAGCCGCCGGGGGTATCCGGGGTATCTCTACACGGACCTGTCGACCATTTACGAGCGTGCAGGCCGTATCAAGGGAAAGAACGGCTCGATCACCCAGATACCGATTCTCACCATGCCCGAGGATGACAAAACCCATCCGGTTCCCGACCTTACGGGATACATTACCGAGGGGCAGATCATTGTCGACCGTCCCCTGCACACCGACGGCGTGTATCCGCCGGTAGATGTATTGCCTTCTCTTTCCCGTCTCAAGGATAAGGGGATAGGCAAGGGAAAGACCCGCGAGGATCACTCCGGAGTGATGAACCAGTTGTATGCCGCGTATGCCCGTGGGAAGGATGCTCAGGAACTTGCAGTGGTTCTTGGCGAGTCGGCGCTGACTCCCATCGATCTGATATATGTTGAATTCGCAAAACGGTTTGAGGCGGAGTTCATCACCCAGGGAGAACAGGAGAATCGTACCATAGTGGATGCCCTGAATCTGGGGTGGAAACTCCTTTCAATTCTCCCCAAAGCTGAGCTTAAACGCATCCGCCCGGAATATGTGGAGAAATATTACAGTGTCGGCGCGGAGTGTTTGATTCCGGGCGCCGATACAGTCTTAAAACGGTAA